In a genomic window of Halalkalicoccus sp. CG83:
- a CDS encoding carbohydrate ABC transporter permease encodes MASDTGEGYSRSSGGDLRSALEDRYRRYRKRRFTDGEMAALLLVPVLTYLFLVSYYPIIDTVWTSLQTGALLPTREAEFVGLGNYVSVLSSASFWNAFTVTMIYTFVSVPVEMVIGLGLALLVNRDFWGKYVAQAAILFPWALPTIINARIWAWLFHGEYGVINDLLVRVGILSQPFPFLSHPDVALGAMLFVTIWKTSSFVALILLAGLQSIPDHLYEAAHIDGASVFHQFWSITLPLLKPVILVALIFRTLPAFQAFGLPYGLTGGGPGESTTTLVLWAHQHTFNNLEFGEGAAAATIITLIAMTICVIYVATLYEPEVR; translated from the coding sequence ATGGCAAGCGATACTGGGGAGGGGTACTCCCGATCCAGCGGCGGGGACCTCCGATCCGCACTGGAGGACCGGTACCGCCGCTACAGGAAACGGCGGTTCACCGACGGGGAGATGGCGGCGCTCCTGCTCGTTCCCGTCCTCACGTATCTCTTCCTGGTCTCCTACTACCCCATCATCGACACCGTCTGGACCAGCCTCCAGACGGGCGCGCTGTTGCCCACGCGCGAGGCGGAGTTCGTCGGACTGGGGAACTACGTTTCCGTGCTCTCGAGCGCCTCGTTCTGGAACGCGTTTACCGTGACGATGATCTACACGTTCGTGAGCGTCCCGGTCGAGATGGTGATCGGACTCGGGCTGGCGCTGCTGGTCAACCGCGACTTCTGGGGGAAGTACGTCGCACAGGCGGCGATCCTGTTCCCGTGGGCGCTGCCGACGATCATCAACGCGCGCATCTGGGCGTGGCTCTTTCACGGCGAGTACGGCGTGATCAACGACCTGCTCGTACGCGTCGGGATCCTGAGCCAGCCGTTCCCGTTCCTCTCGCATCCGGACGTCGCGCTGGGCGCGATGCTGTTCGTGACGATCTGGAAGACGAGCTCGTTCGTCGCGCTGATCCTGCTCGCCGGCCTACAGTCGATCCCCGATCACCTCTACGAGGCCGCACACATCGACGGTGCCTCGGTGTTCCATCAATTCTGGTCGATCACGCTTCCGCTGCTCAAGCCCGTCATCCTCGTCGCGCTTATCTTCCGGACGCTGCCGGCGTTCCAGGCGTTCGGCCTTCCCTACGGCCTGACCGGCGGCGGCCCCGGCGAATCGACGACCACGCTCGTCCTCTGGGCCCACCAGCACACGTTCAACAACCTCGAGTTCGGCGAGGGGGCCGCCGCGGCGACGATCATCACGCTGATCGCGATGACCATCTGCGTGATCTACGTCGCGACGCTCTACGAACCGGAGGTGCGCTGA
- a CDS encoding ABC transporter substrate-binding protein: protein MSDTQRRRLLKTIALGGSAALAGCFGGDDSDGEGSDELQYVYPGYFGADAEDLAPAFEEESGVEVSTQQIAPEAAAAREYYVNQFVAQSSDFDVGNMDIIWPGEFAANGWAAEMDDPEGHTENMIETPVEAVTIDDTLYAMPIHTDANALYYRSDVLEEYGYEPPETYMELVETARDIMEQDEEDWNGYVWQGGTNEGLTIMWLNWLWGMGGSVEQGEEIVVNSEEGVAALQHAVDLIHEYGVTPGHVPSSSTDENRETFQQGNTLFMRNWPYAVSLMNEEGSEVRGRFDVAPLPTHESQPDAANSCLGGWNVFINAFAQNAEAAQQFATFMSSIEAQEIMALEHSRLPVRREIYEDEEAREQFELLEVFEGILDRTQARPAIEAYPTFSEIVYTQANNALVQEKSAQDALDDAQQQIDEEING, encoded by the coding sequence ATGTCTGATACGCAGCGTCGGCGGCTTCTGAAAACGATCGCGCTCGGAGGCAGTGCGGCCCTCGCCGGCTGTTTCGGCGGCGACGACAGCGACGGGGAAGGGTCTGACGAACTCCAGTATGTCTACCCTGGCTACTTCGGAGCCGACGCCGAGGACCTCGCGCCCGCCTTCGAGGAGGAAAGCGGCGTCGAGGTGAGCACCCAGCAGATCGCCCCGGAAGCGGCGGCCGCCCGGGAGTACTACGTCAACCAGTTCGTCGCCCAGTCGTCGGACTTCGACGTCGGGAACATGGACATCATCTGGCCGGGGGAGTTCGCGGCCAACGGCTGGGCGGCCGAGATGGACGACCCCGAGGGACACACGGAGAACATGATCGAGACGCCCGTCGAGGCGGTCACCATCGATGACACCCTCTACGCGATGCCCATCCACACGGACGCGAACGCGCTGTACTACCGCAGCGACGTCCTCGAGGAGTACGGCTACGAGCCGCCGGAGACGTATATGGAACTCGTTGAGACCGCCCGGGACATCATGGAGCAGGACGAGGAGGACTGGAACGGTTACGTCTGGCAGGGCGGAACCAACGAGGGGCTCACGATCATGTGGCTCAACTGGCTGTGGGGGATGGGAGGAAGCGTCGAGCAGGGCGAGGAGATCGTCGTCAACAGCGAGGAGGGGGTTGCGGCGCTCCAGCACGCCGTCGACCTGATCCACGAGTACGGGGTGACGCCCGGCCACGTCCCCTCGAGTTCGACGGACGAGAACCGCGAGACGTTCCAACAGGGCAACACGCTGTTCATGCGAAACTGGCCCTACGCCGTCTCGCTGATGAACGAGGAGGGTTCGGAGGTCCGAGGCCGGTTCGACGTTGCGCCGCTGCCGACCCACGAGAGCCAGCCCGACGCGGCCAACTCCTGTCTCGGCGGCTGGAACGTCTTCATCAACGCCTTCGCGCAGAACGCCGAGGCCGCACAGCAGTTCGCCACGTTCATGAGTTCGATCGAGGCCCAGGAGATCATGGCGCTCGAACACAGCCGTCTGCCGGTCCGACGGGAGATCTACGAGGACGAGGAAGCCCGCGAACAGTTCGAGCTACTGGAGGTGTTCGAGGGGATCCTCGACCGCACCCAGGCTCGACCGGCGATCGAGGCGTATCCGACGTTCTCGGAGATCGTCTACACCCAGGCGAACAACGCGCTCGTCCAGGAGAAGAGCGCCCAGGACGCGCTCGATGACGCACAGCAGCAGATCGACGAGGAGATAAACGGGTGA